One stretch of Novosphingobium pentaromativorans US6-1 DNA includes these proteins:
- the ettA gene encoding energy-dependent translational throttle protein EttA, with protein sequence MAAQYAFVMKSMTKTFPGAQKPVLSNISLQFYQGAKIGIVGPNGAGKSTLMKIMGGIDTDFTGEAWPGENITVGYLPQEPQLDTSKTVLENVKDGARETADKIDRFNEISMIMGDPPEDCDFDALMAEMGELQDQIDAVDGWTLDNQLEVAMEALRCPPGDWSVESLSGGEKRRIALTRLLIQKPDILLLDEPTNHLDAESVEWLENHLKEYAGAVLMITHDRYFLDNVVGWILELDRGKYFPYEGNYSTYLEKKAKRLEQEDREATGRQKALKDELEWIRAGVKGRQTKSKARIRKFEELQNAQDQRTPGKAQIVIQVPERLGGKVIEAKGISKAFGDKLLFEDLSFILPPGGIVGVIGPNGAGKSTLFKMLTGQEQPDSGTIEIGQTVHLGYVDQNRDHLDGKNNVWEEISDKLDYMKVNGHDMSTRAYVGAFNFKGQDQQKNVGKLSGGERNRVHLAKMLKQGGNVLLLDEPTNDLDVETLGALEEAIENFAGCAVVISHDRFFLDRLATHILAFEGNSHVEWFEGNFEAYEEDKRRRLGDAADRPTRLAYKKLTR encoded by the coding sequence ATGGCCGCGCAATACGCCTTCGTCATGAAGAGCATGACAAAGACCTTCCCCGGCGCCCAGAAGCCGGTGCTTTCGAACATCAGCCTGCAGTTCTACCAGGGTGCCAAGATCGGCATCGTCGGCCCGAACGGCGCAGGCAAGTCGACCCTGATGAAGATCATGGGCGGCATCGATACCGATTTCACCGGCGAGGCATGGCCCGGCGAGAACATCACCGTCGGCTACCTGCCGCAGGAACCGCAACTCGACACGAGCAAGACCGTCCTCGAGAACGTCAAGGACGGCGCGCGCGAGACGGCGGACAAGATCGATCGCTTCAACGAGATCTCCATGATCATGGGCGATCCGCCGGAGGACTGCGACTTCGACGCCCTCATGGCCGAGATGGGCGAGCTTCAGGACCAGATCGACGCGGTCGACGGCTGGACCCTGGACAACCAGCTCGAAGTGGCGATGGAAGCCCTGCGCTGCCCGCCGGGCGACTGGTCGGTGGAAAGCCTCTCGGGCGGTGAAAAGCGCCGCATCGCGCTCACCCGCCTGCTCATCCAGAAGCCCGACATCCTGCTGCTGGACGAACCGACCAACCACCTCGACGCGGAATCGGTCGAATGGCTGGAAAACCACCTCAAGGAATATGCCGGTGCGGTGCTGATGATCACCCACGACCGCTACTTCCTCGACAACGTGGTGGGCTGGATCCTCGAACTCGACCGCGGAAAGTACTTCCCTTACGAGGGCAACTACTCGACCTACCTCGAGAAGAAGGCCAAGCGCCTCGAGCAGGAAGACCGCGAGGCGACCGGACGCCAGAAAGCTCTCAAGGACGAGCTCGAATGGATCCGCGCCGGCGTCAAGGGCCGCCAGACCAAGTCCAAGGCCCGTATCCGCAAGTTCGAGGAACTGCAGAACGCGCAGGACCAGCGCACGCCGGGCAAGGCCCAGATCGTCATCCAGGTGCCTGAGCGCCTCGGCGGCAAGGTCATCGAAGCCAAGGGCATATCCAAGGCGTTCGGCGACAAGCTGCTGTTCGAAGACCTCTCGTTCATCCTGCCGCCGGGCGGCATCGTCGGCGTCATCGGCCCCAACGGTGCGGGTAAGTCGACGCTGTTCAAGATGCTCACCGGCCAGGAACAGCCGGACTCCGGCACCATCGAGATCGGCCAGACGGTTCACCTCGGCTACGTCGACCAGAACCGCGACCACCTCGACGGCAAGAACAACGTCTGGGAGGAAATCTCGGACAAGCTGGACTACATGAAGGTCAACGGCCACGACATGTCGACGCGCGCCTATGTCGGCGCCTTCAACTTCAAGGGCCAGGACCAGCAGAAGAACGTCGGCAAGCTCTCGGGCGGTGAACGCAACCGCGTGCACCTTGCCAAGATGCTCAAGCAGGGCGGCAACGTACTCCTGCTCGACGAACCGACCAACGACCTCGACGTCGAAACGCTCGGCGCGCTCGAAGAAGCCATCGAGAACTTCGCCGGCTGCGCCGTGGTCATCTCGCACGACCGCTTCTTCCTCGACCGTCTGGCCACGCACATCCTCGCGTTCGAGGGCAACAGCCACGTCGAATGGTTCGAGGGCAACTTCGAGGCCTACGAAGAAGACAAGCGCCGCCGCCTCGGCGATGCGGCCGATCGTCCCACGCGTCTTGCCTACAAGAAGCTGACGCGCTGA
- a CDS encoding RcnB family protein, with protein MARRMNMKAGALFSAGAWGAMAIAVAGLVAPSVAEAASRPDNSRSESRGYSNRGEQMRAQRQERASSNESRRDWSRSNANNDNRVRQEATPTQNRSWSGNRSSRDTSREQRSEQERKSTWQQRMRSGDYAKQTEQRIERRDNDRNDRRVDTRRDWRDQSRANSSRRDNERWRDGNNNRWRDNDKWRDSNRRDYRDARRWDRKDWRRDKRYDWRDYRARNRSVYRIGRYYSPYSNYSYRRIGIGFSLGSLFYSSRYWIDDPWSYRLPEVYGPYRWVRYYDDVLLVDIYTGEVVDVIYDFFW; from the coding sequence ATGGCAAGAAGGATGAACATGAAGGCGGGTGCACTTTTTTCAGCTGGAGCGTGGGGCGCAATGGCCATTGCCGTTGCCGGCCTCGTCGCTCCCAGCGTGGCGGAAGCGGCATCGCGCCCGGACAACTCCCGCAGTGAGAGCCGTGGCTACAGCAACCGGGGCGAACAGATGCGGGCGCAGCGTCAGGAGCGCGCCTCGTCGAACGAGTCTCGCCGCGACTGGTCGCGCAGTAACGCCAACAACGACAACCGCGTGCGTCAGGAAGCCACGCCGACACAGAACCGCAGCTGGTCGGGCAACCGCTCCTCGCGCGACACCAGCCGCGAGCAGCGCAGCGAACAGGAGCGCAAGTCCACCTGGCAGCAGAGAATGCGCAGCGGCGACTACGCGAAACAGACCGAGCAGCGCATCGAGCGACGCGACAACGACCGGAATGACCGCCGCGTGGATACGCGCCGGGACTGGCGGGACCAGTCGCGCGCGAACTCCAGCCGCCGCGACAACGAGAGGTGGCGGGACGGGAACAACAACCGTTGGCGTGACAACGACAAGTGGCGCGACAGCAACCGGCGCGACTATCGCGACGCGCGGCGTTGGGACCGCAAGGACTGGCGGCGCGACAAGCGTTACGATTGGCGCGATTACCGGGCCCGCAACCGTTCGGTCTACCGGATCGGCCGCTACTACTCGCCTTACAGCAATTACTCGTATCGGCGCATCGGCATCGGTTTCTCGCTGGGATCGCTGTTCTACAGCTCGCGCTACTGGATCGACGATCCCTGGTCCTACAGGCTGCCGGAAGTCTACGGTCCCTACCGCTGGGTCCGCTATTACGACGACGTGCTGCTGGTGGATATCTACACCGGCGAAGTGGTCGACGTGATCTACGACTTCTTCTGGTAA
- a CDS encoding lysine--tRNA ligase, which produces MTENALIEAARVSKAWPFQEAQKLLKRYPDGKPGGEPMLFETGYGPSGLPHIGTFQEVLRTTLVRHAYETLTGGAPTRLVAFSDDMDGLRKVPDNIPNAQLLADNLGKPLSRIPDPFGKFESFAHHNNAMLRDFLDRFGFEYEFVSASDRYNSGAFDSALSNVLSHYDAIMGVMLPTLREERRKTYSPVLPVSPTTGAVLQVPVEVLDPATGMIRFADEDGSTVEQSVFGGHAKLQWKVDWAMRWVDLGVDYEMCGKDLTDSVTQSGKISQILGRRKPEGLIYELFLDENGEKISKSKGNGLTIEQWLTYGTEESLGFYLFREPKSAKQLHIGVIPKAVDEYWQFRGNLPDQTLEKQLGNPVWHLLRATGNGEGAGDTLPVTFSLLLNLVGVLGADATADQVWSYLGNYVADATPEAHPELGELVRAALATNRDFIAPTLVRRAPAAHEAEALNALDAELAKAGPDTSAEELQNTVYEIGKNEAYGFGNLRDWFKALYETLLGSSQGPRMGSFIALYGIPETRKLIAEALSSQ; this is translated from the coding sequence CAGGAGGCCCAGAAGCTGCTCAAGCGCTATCCGGACGGCAAACCGGGCGGTGAGCCCATGCTGTTCGAGACCGGTTACGGTCCCTCGGGCCTTCCGCATATCGGCACGTTCCAGGAAGTTCTGCGCACGACGCTGGTGCGTCACGCCTACGAAACCCTGACCGGTGGCGCGCCGACTCGGCTGGTCGCCTTTTCGGACGATATGGATGGGCTGCGCAAGGTCCCGGACAATATTCCCAACGCCCAATTGCTTGCGGACAATCTCGGCAAGCCGCTGAGCCGCATTCCCGATCCGTTCGGGAAGTTCGAGAGCTTCGCGCATCACAACAACGCGATGCTGCGCGATTTCCTCGATCGCTTCGGCTTCGAGTACGAGTTCGTCTCGGCCAGCGACCGCTACAATTCCGGTGCCTTCGACAGTGCCCTGTCGAACGTGCTCTCACACTACGATGCCATCATGGGTGTCATGCTGCCCACGCTTCGCGAGGAGCGCCGCAAGACCTATTCGCCGGTCCTGCCGGTGTCGCCGACCACAGGCGCGGTGCTGCAGGTGCCGGTCGAAGTCCTCGATCCGGCCACCGGAATGATCCGCTTTGCCGACGAGGACGGCTCGACCGTTGAGCAATCCGTCTTCGGCGGCCATGCCAAGCTGCAGTGGAAGGTCGATTGGGCAATGCGCTGGGTCGATCTTGGCGTCGACTACGAGATGTGCGGCAAGGACCTGACCGACTCGGTGACGCAGTCGGGCAAGATCTCGCAGATCCTTGGGCGCCGTAAGCCCGAAGGGCTGATCTACGAACTCTTCCTCGACGAGAACGGCGAGAAGATCTCCAAGTCCAAGGGCAATGGCCTCACCATCGAGCAGTGGCTGACCTACGGGACCGAGGAAAGTCTTGGCTTCTATCTGTTCCGGGAGCCCAAGAGCGCCAAGCAGCTGCATATCGGCGTGATCCCCAAGGCGGTCGACGAGTACTGGCAGTTCCGCGGCAACCTTCCGGACCAGACGCTCGAAAAGCAGCTTGGCAATCCGGTTTGGCACCTGCTGCGCGCGACCGGAAACGGTGAAGGCGCGGGCGACACCCTGCCGGTGACCTTCTCGCTGCTGCTCAACCTCGTGGGCGTGCTGGGCGCCGATGCAACCGCCGATCAGGTCTGGTCGTACCTTGGCAATTACGTCGCCGATGCGACGCCCGAGGCGCATCCGGAACTGGGCGAACTGGTGCGCGCCGCCCTTGCCACCAACCGGGATTTCATCGCGCCGACGCTGGTGCGCCGCGCGCCGGCCGCCCATGAAGCCGAAGCGCTCAACGCGCTCGATGCCGAACTGGCCAAGGCTGGGCCGGACACGTCGGCAGAGGAATTGCAGAACACGGTCTATGAGATCGGCAAGAACGAGGCTTACGGCTTCGGTAATTTGCGCGACTGGTTCAAGGCGCTTTACGAAACCCTTCTGGGCTCCAGCCAGGGGCCGCGCATGGGCAGCTTCATCGCGCTTTATGGCATTCCCGAGACGCGCAAGCTGATCGCAGAAGCGCTTTCCAGCCAATGA
- a CDS encoding DUF885 domain-containing protein, translating into MLRRFALLGPLRQVPETLSDKSRKALAPAFRSATREAIWPAYRRLRQFLQAEYLPEARDSIGLGEMKGGTQLYRALIRRETTLTLEPEAIHQLGLSEVARIQRDMDGVRRQLGYSGTLAAFFDEIRGDPRFHPTDGSQLSDGFARIGKQVDAALPRWFERMPETPMLIEPYPAYREKFEAGGSYSEGAPERGKPGVFYYNTYDLPHRFLSGMTTLYMHEGVPGHHFQISLAQEDQSLPGFQRYGGNSAFVEGWALYAETLGYDMGFYKDPLQHWGTLDDEMLRAMRLVVDTGIHAKGWSRQQAIDYMLANSGMGRSDAEAEVDRYIAMPAQALAYKIGALTIQRLRGKAQEQLGARFDIRAFHEEVLGSGALPLPVLEAKIDGWIAASRPHRAGVAR; encoded by the coding sequence ATCCTACGAAGATTCGCCCTTCTCGGCCCGCTCCGGCAGGTCCCGGAGACACTCTCCGACAAGAGCCGCAAGGCCCTCGCGCCGGCATTCCGGTCGGCGACCCGCGAGGCGATCTGGCCAGCCTACCGGCGCCTGCGGCAATTCCTGCAGGCCGAGTACCTTCCCGAGGCCCGCGATTCTATCGGGCTTGGCGAAATGAAGGGAGGCACGCAGCTCTATCGCGCTCTGATCCGGCGCGAGACGACGTTGACGCTGGAACCGGAGGCCATTCACCAGCTCGGCCTTTCGGAAGTCGCCCGCATTCAGCGGGATATGGACGGGGTGCGCAGGCAGCTGGGCTATTCAGGAACCCTCGCTGCATTCTTCGACGAAATTCGCGGCGATCCACGCTTTCATCCGACCGACGGCAGCCAGCTCTCCGACGGTTTCGCCCGCATCGGCAAGCAGGTCGACGCCGCTCTGCCGCGCTGGTTCGAGCGGATGCCCGAAACGCCCATGCTGATCGAACCCTACCCGGCCTATCGTGAGAAGTTCGAAGCTGGCGGCAGCTATTCCGAAGGCGCGCCCGAACGCGGCAAGCCCGGTGTCTTCTACTACAACACCTACGACCTGCCGCACCGCTTCCTCAGCGGCATGACCACGCTCTATATGCACGAGGGCGTGCCGGGGCATCACTTCCAGATCAGCCTCGCGCAGGAAGACCAGAGCCTCCCCGGTTTCCAGCGCTACGGTGGCAACAGCGCCTTCGTCGAAGGCTGGGCGCTCTATGCCGAGACGCTGGGCTACGACATGGGATTCTACAAGGACCCGCTGCAGCACTGGGGCACGCTCGACGACGAGATGCTGAGGGCAATGCGGCTGGTCGTCGATACCGGCATCCACGCCAAGGGCTGGTCGCGCCAGCAGGCGATCGACTACATGCTGGCCAATTCGGGCATGGGCCGCAGCGACGCGGAAGCCGAGGTGGATCGCTACATCGCAATGCCGGCACAGGCGCTCGCCTACAAGATCGGCGCGCTCACCATCCAGCGCCTGCGCGGCAAGGCGCAGGAACAGCTCGGAGCGCGCTTCGATATCCGTGCCTTCCACGAGGAAGTGCTGGGTTCGGGTGCCCTGCCCCTGCCGGTGCTGGAAGCGAAGATAGACGGCTGGATCGCCGCGAGCCGCCCCCACCGCGCGGGCGTGGCAAGGTAA
- a CDS encoding M28 family peptidase, giving the protein MLRKTFCAALLAATTFASFSAAPASATPTQGSGVAWDIVEGLTTEIGPRLAGSEAEARARDWAQARLRALGFSDVSVEEFKTLAWQRGEEHARLTAPYRQPLAITALGFSVPTPAQGLKGELVYFPTLAALEAAPEGSLKGKIAFVDHAMRPTQDGSGYGPYGDVRRKGPTIASQKGAAGIVIRSAGTDSHRNPHTGATVFAKDVKPIPAGAVSNPDADLIARIASRGKPMSIDLKLMGKPFPDAPSGNVVAELPGRDPSLPIILLACHLDSWDLGTGAIDDASGCGIITAAALAAQKDGQTLRTIRVLWSGNEEMGITGGGGDHYVKVHGSEPHAVAMESDFGADKVWQLKTTFAQANAELVDKVKAALWPLGIVPHDGPTEGGADVAPIIAHQKLAVIDLGQDGMHYFDLHHTPDDTLDKVDPIALQQNVDAWTAVLKVIANTPEPIASVSAAEGGE; this is encoded by the coding sequence ATGCTACGCAAAACCTTTTGCGCTGCCCTGCTTGCAGCGACCACTTTCGCCTCCTTCAGCGCTGCTCCTGCCAGTGCCACGCCCACGCAAGGGTCTGGCGTCGCCTGGGACATCGTCGAAGGTCTCACCACCGAAATCGGCCCGCGCCTCGCAGGTTCCGAGGCCGAAGCGCGCGCCCGTGACTGGGCGCAGGCCCGGCTCAGGGCGCTCGGCTTCAGCGATGTTTCGGTCGAGGAGTTCAAGACCCTGGCCTGGCAGCGCGGCGAGGAACATGCCCGCCTGACCGCCCCCTATCGGCAGCCGCTGGCGATCACCGCTCTGGGTTTCTCGGTGCCGACCCCGGCGCAAGGCCTCAAGGGTGAACTGGTTTATTTCCCGACGCTGGCCGCGCTCGAAGCAGCCCCCGAAGGATCGCTGAAGGGCAAGATTGCGTTCGTCGACCATGCCATGCGTCCCACGCAGGACGGTTCGGGTTACGGACCCTATGGCGATGTCCGCCGAAAGGGGCCGACGATCGCTTCGCAGAAAGGGGCTGCCGGCATCGTCATCCGCTCGGCCGGCACGGACAGTCACCGCAATCCGCATACCGGCGCCACGGTTTTCGCCAAGGATGTGAAGCCGATCCCGGCAGGGGCCGTCTCCAATCCTGACGCCGACCTGATCGCGCGCATCGCCTCGCGCGGCAAGCCGATGAGCATCGACCTCAAGCTGATGGGCAAGCCGTTTCCCGATGCGCCTTCGGGCAATGTCGTGGCGGAACTGCCGGGGCGCGATCCTTCGCTGCCGATCATCCTGCTCGCCTGCCACCTCGATTCCTGGGACCTGGGCACAGGAGCGATCGACGATGCTTCGGGCTGCGGGATCATCACGGCCGCGGCCCTGGCGGCGCAGAAAGATGGTCAGACCCTGCGCACGATCCGCGTGCTGTGGTCGGGCAACGAGGAAATGGGCATCACCGGCGGCGGCGGCGATCATTACGTGAAGGTCCATGGCAGCGAACCCCATGCCGTTGCGATGGAAAGCGACTTCGGCGCCGACAAGGTCTGGCAGCTCAAGACGACTTTCGCCCAGGCCAATGCCGAGCTGGTGGACAAGGTGAAGGCGGCGCTTTGGCCGCTGGGTATCGTGCCGCATGACGGTCCCACCGAGGGCGGCGCCGACGTTGCCCCGATCATCGCGCACCAGAAGCTTGCCGTGATCGATCTCGGCCAGGACGGGATGCATTACTTCGACCTGCACCACACGCCGGACGATACGCTCGACAAGGTCGATCCGATTGCCCTGCAGCAGAACGTCGATGCCTGGACGGCGGTGCTCAAGGTCATCGCCAACACGCCGGAGCCGATCGCGTCGGTTTCGGCGGCAGAAGGCGGCGAGTAA
- a CDS encoding peroxiredoxin, translated as MKRILAPLFAIGFLAASSVAQAALPMGATAPEFSTKGAKAGKEVDFDLKQALKRGPVVLYFYPKAFTQGCTLEAHAFAEATPEFAELGATVVGMSADDLPTLKKFSTEACRDKFAVAVATPKIIKEYDVPLARDGKPQGMADRVSYVIDQSGKVVFIHSDLDYRDHVKMTLAAVKVLAKKRP; from the coding sequence ATGAAACGCATCCTAGCCCCCCTGTTCGCCATCGGATTCCTTGCAGCATCGTCGGTAGCGCAGGCTGCCCTGCCGATGGGCGCGACCGCGCCCGAGTTCAGCACCAAGGGTGCGAAGGCGGGCAAGGAGGTCGACTTTGACCTCAAGCAGGCGCTCAAGCGCGGTCCGGTCGTCCTCTACTTCTACCCCAAGGCGTTCACGCAGGGTTGCACCCTGGAAGCGCATGCCTTTGCAGAAGCGACGCCGGAGTTCGCAGAACTGGGCGCCACCGTCGTCGGCATGTCGGCCGACGATCTGCCTACCCTCAAGAAGTTCTCGACCGAGGCTTGCCGCGACAAGTTTGCCGTCGCCGTCGCCACGCCGAAGATCATCAAGGAATACGACGTCCCCCTTGCGCGGGATGGCAAGCCGCAGGGTATGGCCGACCGGGTGAGCTACGTCATCGACCAGAGCGGAAAGGTGGTCTTCATCCATTCCGATCTCGATTATCGCGATCACGTGAAGATGACCCTGGCGGCCGTGAAGGTGCTGGCGAAAAAGCGCCCCTGA
- a CDS encoding DUF1003 domain-containing protein, which produces MMQLPRRTPEQLAEELLGRKFSELEQEEQNVLRRIAAGTLIGPDADEIAATHASRGDRLADRVASVGGSWGFIIAFGLVLIAWMLVNSHVLEAFGLHPFDGYPYIFLNLILSMLAAIQAPVIMMSQNRQADKDRIAARHDYEVNLRTQLEILRLHRRFDHLIEYLEARRASEAGEEY; this is translated from the coding sequence ATGATGCAACTGCCCCGGCGCACGCCTGAGCAGCTGGCCGAGGAGCTTCTCGGCCGCAAGTTCAGCGAGCTGGAGCAGGAAGAACAGAATGTCCTGCGGCGCATTGCCGCGGGCACCCTGATCGGCCCCGATGCCGACGAGATCGCCGCGACCCATGCCAGCCGCGGCGACCGGCTTGCTGACCGGGTTGCGTCGGTCGGCGGCAGCTGGGGCTTCATCATTGCCTTTGGACTGGTGCTGATCGCCTGGATGCTCGTTAACAGCCATGTGCTGGAAGCCTTCGGGCTGCATCCCTTCGATGGCTACCCGTACATCTTCCTCAACCTCATTCTCTCGATGCTGGCTGCGATCCAGGCGCCGGTGATCATGATGAGCCAGAACAGGCAGGCCGACAAGGATCGCATTGCCGCGCGGCATGACTATGAAGTCAACTTGCGCACGCAGCTGGAAATTTTGCGGCTCCACCGGCGCTTCGATCACCTCATCGAATACCTTGAGGCGCGCCGCGCATCGGAAGCCGGGGAGGAATACTGA
- a CDS encoding SDR family NAD(P)-dependent oxidoreductase → MTQSSHRRVIVITGASSGIGKATAEVFALMGWHVIGTGRTPERCDAAEEEIRAIASPEARVDFLRGDFTEMSDVRRIAKEIARLTDCIHVLVNNAGGVRDGYYRTSEGLEATFATNHLAPFLLTRELLPQLEYAAKDSPVGTVRIIAVAADGHASCQAMNWDDLMLLEGFATTEAYSQAKLASLLFTRELDRRLSPMGIVAQAVNPGCVGSNFASHGDELIQDAMARSPCTPPEHPARTIMWLATSPEVGEQGGRYFRDLAEIQPAPQARDDRAASRLWMESERILETIGC, encoded by the coding sequence TTGACCCAGTCAAGTCATCGGCGCGTGATCGTCATTACCGGCGCCAGCTCCGGCATCGGCAAGGCCACGGCGGAAGTCTTCGCCCTCATGGGCTGGCATGTCATCGGCACCGGCCGCACGCCGGAGCGCTGCGATGCCGCCGAGGAAGAAATCCGCGCCATCGCCTCGCCCGAAGCGCGCGTCGATTTCCTGCGCGGCGACTTTACCGAGATGTCGGATGTGCGCCGCATTGCGAAAGAAATCGCCCGGCTCACCGATTGCATTCACGTTCTCGTCAACAACGCTGGCGGTGTGCGAGACGGCTATTACCGCACTTCCGAAGGGCTGGAGGCGACATTCGCCACCAATCATCTCGCCCCGTTCCTGCTCACGCGCGAACTGCTTCCCCAGCTTGAGTATGCAGCCAAGGATTCCCCGGTGGGAACCGTGCGCATCATCGCCGTTGCGGCAGACGGCCATGCCAGCTGCCAGGCGATGAACTGGGACGACCTGATGCTGCTGGAAGGTTTCGCAACCACCGAGGCCTACAGCCAGGCGAAACTGGCGAGCCTCCTGTTCACCCGCGAACTGGACCGCCGGCTCTCGCCCATGGGGATCGTGGCCCAGGCGGTAAACCCGGGATGCGTAGGCTCCAACTTCGCCAGCCACGGCGACGAGTTGATCCAGGATGCCATGGCCCGCAGCCCCTGCACTCCGCCCGAACACCCGGCCCGCACGATCATGTGGCTGGCCACTTCGCCGGAAGTCGGCGAACAGGGCGGACGCTATTTCCGCGACCTGGCCGAGATCCAACCGGCACCGCAGGCCCGGGACGACCGTGCGGCCAGCCGCCTGTGGATGGAGAGCGAACGCATCCTCGAAACCATCGGCTGCTGA
- a CDS encoding HpcH/HpaI aldolase/citrate lyase family protein — protein sequence MTAPTDRPRRSALYMPASNAKAIAKARSLPCDVVIFDLEDAVAPEFKAEARAAAVAAVEEGGFGHREVVIRANGIDTEWGMDDLAAIASTGADAVLVPKVDSPADIARYEDALKSAHKDMQLWTMIETCASVGNLDAIAQCAHNSRLSLWIMGTNDLAKEMRAQLTPCRTPFLPFLSMAVAAARAHGVAILDGVCNEFRDLEAFEAEARQGLMFGFDGKSLIHPAQVEPCNTVFSPSEADLAWAHSVIDAFAQPENAGKGAIRVDGKMTELLHLEQAQRLVAVAGRIAAAA from the coding sequence ATGACTGCACCGACTGACCGTCCGCGCCGCAGTGCGCTCTACATGCCCGCCTCGAACGCCAAGGCGATTGCCAAGGCGCGCAGCTTGCCCTGCGACGTCGTCATCTTCGACCTCGAGGATGCCGTAGCCCCCGAATTCAAGGCCGAAGCGCGCGCGGCTGCCGTCGCTGCCGTGGAGGAAGGCGGTTTCGGCCACCGCGAAGTCGTCATCCGGGCCAACGGCATCGATACCGAATGGGGCATGGACGACCTTGCCGCCATCGCATCGACCGGGGCCGACGCCGTGCTGGTGCCCAAGGTCGATTCCCCGGCCGACATCGCTCGCTATGAAGACGCCCTCAAGAGTGCGCACAAGGACATGCAGCTCTGGACCATGATCGAGACCTGCGCGAGCGTGGGCAATCTCGATGCCATTGCGCAGTGTGCGCACAATTCGCGCCTGTCGCTGTGGATCATGGGAACCAACGATCTCGCCAAGGAAATGCGCGCGCAGCTTACGCCCTGCCGTACGCCGTTCCTGCCATTCCTGTCGATGGCGGTTGCCGCCGCGCGCGCGCATGGCGTCGCCATCCTCGACGGCGTGTGCAATGAATTCCGCGACCTCGAGGCATTCGAGGCCGAAGCGCGCCAGGGGCTGATGTTCGGCTTCGATGGCAAGAGCCTGATCCACCCCGCGCAAGTCGAGCCATGCAACACGGTATTCTCACCCAGCGAGGCGGACCTGGCCTGGGCGCACAGCGTCATCGACGCCTTCGCCCAGCCCGAAAACGCCGGCAAGGGCGCGATCCGCGTGGATGGCAAGATGACCGAACTGCTACACCTGGAACAGGCCCAGCGGCTCGTCGCCGTTGCCGGGCGGATCGCTGCCGCCGCCTGA
- a CDS encoding 2OG-Fe(II) oxygenase, with the protein MPATPHPDCRALARIGASVRERLSGQPTVRRLPVEAVEIYTSNSFLNEADCAHLIALIDTCACPSRLLEEEGWDGYRTSYSGDIDTHDRIVRDLELRLSDFTGIAPSCGESAQGQRYECGQYFNEHCDWFDTEAGYWRQERRCGGQRSWTAMIYLNAVEEGGRTDFTHIGLSIPPEPGCLLLWNNALPDGTPNPLTMHAARPVVRGVKYVVTKWFRVRNWQ; encoded by the coding sequence ATGCCAGCCACGCCTCATCCGGACTGCAGGGCACTTGCAAGGATCGGCGCTTCGGTCCGGGAGCGCCTGTCCGGCCAGCCCACGGTCAGGCGGCTGCCCGTCGAGGCGGTGGAAATCTACACCTCCAACAGCTTCCTCAACGAGGCCGACTGCGCTCACCTCATAGCGCTTATCGACACCTGCGCCTGCCCTTCCCGCCTGCTGGAAGAAGAAGGCTGGGACGGTTACCGCACCAGCTATTCGGGCGACATCGACACCCACGACAGGATCGTGCGCGATCTCGAACTGCGCCTGAGCGACTTTACCGGCATCGCTCCGTCCTGCGGGGAATCGGCGCAGGGCCAGCGCTACGAATGCGGCCAGTATTTCAACGAGCACTGCGACTGGTTCGATACCGAAGCCGGCTACTGGCGGCAGGAGCGGCGCTGCGGCGGCCAGCGCAGCTGGACCGCGATGATCTACCTCAACGCCGTGGAGGAAGGTGGACGGACCGATTTTACCCACATCGGCCTGAGCATCCCGCCCGAACCCGGTTGCCTCCTGCTGTGGAACAACGCATTGCCCGACGGGACCCCCAATCCGCTGACCATGCATGCAGCCCGGCCAGTCGTCAGGGGCGTCAAGTACGTCGTCACCAAGTGGTTCCGGGTTCGCAACTGGCAATGA